A DNA window from Janibacter sp. A1S7 contains the following coding sequences:
- the rdgB gene encoding RdgB/HAM1 family non-canonical purine NTP pyrophosphatase has product MTRRVVLATHNEHKVHELQQILAGAAADLDLEVVSMAAFPEVGEIPETEVTFAGNARLKAEHVARTTATPALADDSGLAVDVLGGAPGIFSARWSGQHGGQDLPRAEKDRRNLQLLLDQLADVPDEHRRAAFRCAAVLAVPGGATVVSEGLAPGVIARAPVGENGFGYDPIFVPDGGTRSLAEYTDEEKNAISHRGRAFRGMVPLLREHLV; this is encoded by the coding sequence GTGACACGACGGGTGGTCCTCGCGACGCACAACGAGCACAAGGTGCACGAGCTCCAGCAGATCCTCGCCGGCGCGGCTGCCGACCTGGATCTCGAGGTCGTCTCGATGGCGGCCTTCCCGGAGGTCGGCGAGATCCCGGAGACCGAGGTGACCTTTGCCGGCAACGCGCGGTTGAAGGCCGAGCACGTCGCGCGGACGACCGCGACGCCGGCGCTCGCCGACGACTCCGGTCTGGCCGTGGACGTGCTCGGTGGGGCGCCCGGGATCTTCTCCGCCCGGTGGTCCGGCCAGCACGGTGGCCAGGACCTGCCCCGTGCCGAGAAGGACCGTCGCAACCTGCAGCTGCTCCTCGACCAGCTCGCGGACGTCCCCGACGAGCACCGCCGGGCGGCCTTCCGGTGTGCGGCCGTGCTCGCCGTCCCCGGTGGGGCCACCGTCGTGAGCGAAGGGCTGGCCCCGGGCGTCATCGCACGGGCGCCGGTGGGGGAGAACGGTTTCGGCTATGACCCGATCTTCGTCCCGGACGGTGGTACCCGTTCCCTGGCCGAGTACACCGACGAGGAGAAGAACGCGATCAGCCACCGGGGCCGGGCCTTCCGGGGGATGGTCCCGCTGCTGCGGGAACACCTGGTGTGA
- the rph gene encoding ribonuclease PH, giving the protein MTDTTPRHDGRTPEQLREVRITRNWLDHAEGSVLVEFGKTRVLVAASFEAGVPRWLKGQGTGWVTAEYEMLPRSTNTRSGRESRKGKVGGRTHEISRLIGRCLRAVIDMKALGENTIVLDCDVLQADGGTRTAAITGAWVALADAIEDARARGLVAASAKPLTGSLAAVSVGVVGGRAVCDLDYPEDSTAETDMNVVMTGTGEFVEVQGTAEGAPFDRALLGELLDLATTGCADLTEKQQAALAGTPRERAR; this is encoded by the coding sequence ATGACTGACACGACCCCCCGCCATGACGGACGCACTCCCGAGCAGCTGCGCGAGGTGCGCATCACCCGCAACTGGCTCGACCACGCGGAGGGCTCCGTCCTCGTCGAGTTCGGCAAGACCCGCGTCCTCGTCGCCGCGTCCTTCGAGGCAGGCGTGCCGCGCTGGCTCAAGGGCCAGGGCACCGGGTGGGTCACCGCCGAGTACGAGATGCTGCCGCGCAGCACCAACACGCGCAGCGGGCGGGAGTCCCGCAAGGGCAAGGTCGGCGGTCGCACGCACGAGATCTCCCGCCTCATCGGTCGCTGCCTGCGGGCGGTCATCGACATGAAGGCACTGGGGGAGAACACGATCGTCCTCGACTGCGACGTTCTCCAGGCCGACGGAGGTACTCGGACCGCGGCCATCACCGGCGCCTGGGTCGCCCTGGCCGACGCGATCGAGGACGCCCGCGCCCGTGGCCTCGTCGCCGCGTCGGCGAAGCCGCTCACCGGCTCCCTCGCTGCGGTCTCCGTCGGCGTCGTCGGCGGGCGCGCGGTGTGCGACCTCGACTACCCGGAGGACTCGACGGCCGAGACCGACATGAACGTCGTCATGACCGGCACCGGCGAGTTCGTCGAGGTGCAGGGGACGGCCGAGGGTGCCCCCTTCGACCGGGCGCTCCTGGGTGAGCTGCTGGACCTGGCGACCACGGGGTGCGCGGACCTGACCGAGAAGCAGCAGGCCGCGCTCGCCGGGACCCCGAGGGAGCGGGCGCGGTGA
- a CDS encoding alpha/beta fold hydrolase, translating into MDARTRIDLADGGSTVLHVAQAKEVGGPLVLVLPAMGVPAGYYEPFVDDLARTGVTAAVADYPGQGAATPRVDRDLDHGYTEVAHDWLPRVVAAARREHDGPLVGLGHSLGGHILLTHLAGDEPLPDAAVLIGAGTPFWRTHHGVKTLLQTQFMGLLTRIRRFWPGDRLGFGGRQPRTLIREWAAFARTGRLTPGGRPIEPALRDVRLPVLVVDLDGDHLAPPAAVDALVAKLPSAQVERFTFVKAPGDPGKPVSHVSFARSPEIIGERIAEWVLKNAQVSASGPE; encoded by the coding sequence ATGGACGCACGCACACGGATCGACCTCGCGGACGGGGGCAGCACCGTGCTGCACGTGGCGCAGGCCAAGGAGGTCGGCGGGCCGCTCGTCCTCGTCCTACCGGCCATGGGGGTCCCGGCCGGGTACTACGAACCCTTCGTCGACGACCTCGCCCGCACCGGGGTCACCGCTGCCGTCGCCGACTACCCCGGGCAGGGGGCGGCGACACCGCGCGTCGACCGCGATCTGGACCACGGGTACACCGAGGTCGCCCACGACTGGCTGCCGCGGGTCGTTGCGGCTGCGCGACGGGAGCACGACGGACCCCTCGTCGGGCTCGGCCACTCCCTCGGCGGGCACATCCTGCTGACCCATCTGGCAGGAGACGAGCCGCTGCCCGACGCCGCCGTCCTCATCGGCGCCGGCACGCCCTTCTGGCGCACGCACCACGGGGTCAAGACGCTGCTGCAGACGCAGTTCATGGGATTGCTGACCCGGATTCGGAGGTTCTGGCCGGGCGACCGCCTCGGTTTCGGTGGACGCCAGCCCCGCACCCTGATCCGGGAGTGGGCGGCCTTCGCGCGCACCGGGCGGCTCACCCCCGGCGGACGCCCGATCGAACCGGCGTTGCGGGACGTCCGCCTGCCGGTGCTCGTCGTCGACCTCGACGGTGACCACCTCGCACCGCCGGCCGCCGTCGACGCGCTCGTGGCCAAGCTCCCCTCGGCGCAGGTGGAGCGGTTCACCTTCGTCAAGGCCCCGGGGGACCCAGGGAAGCCGGTCAGCCACGTCTCCTTCGCCCGCTCCCCCGAGATCATCGGCGAACGGATCGCCGAGTGGGTCCTGAAGAATGCTCAGGTCAGCGCGTCAGGTCCTGAGTGA
- a CDS encoding S66 family peptidase, whose amino-acid sequence MPIRLPAPLRPGDSIAVTAPSSGVAPELWPRLDAGIAYLRRQGFEVIEGLCLRDREDHHVSASKAARADELMALLVDPDVAAVVPPWGGETGIDLLPYLDFELLAECDPCWYVGFSDTTTTMLPLTLRSGWATLHGLNLMDTPYVPAPGLRHWLDTAMSEGGELTQTAATHRRADGWDDYVADPGVDQLTLTEPTRWALISGTSAAFAGPLVGGCIEVLSPLAGTPFADVPGWAQEQPSPPVVLLEAAEGNAFEVARALHGLRLAGWFDRCAGVLIGRTPAPDGSTLTQHEAVRDALGDLAVPVVLDVDFGHQQPMMPLVLGAGTRVEVAGDVQRITQDLTR is encoded by the coding sequence ATGCCCATCCGACTGCCCGCCCCGCTTCGCCCCGGTGACTCGATCGCCGTGACCGCTCCCAGCTCGGGGGTCGCGCCAGAGCTGTGGCCGCGTCTCGACGCGGGGATCGCCTACCTGCGTCGACAGGGGTTCGAGGTCATCGAGGGGCTGTGCCTGCGCGATCGCGAGGACCACCACGTGAGCGCCTCGAAGGCGGCGCGTGCGGACGAGCTGATGGCGCTGCTCGTCGACCCGGACGTCGCCGCCGTGGTGCCACCGTGGGGCGGTGAGACCGGCATCGACCTGTTGCCGTACCTGGACTTCGAGCTGCTCGCCGAGTGCGACCCCTGCTGGTACGTGGGCTTCTCCGACACGACCACGACGATGCTGCCGCTCACCCTGCGATCGGGCTGGGCGACCCTGCACGGACTGAACCTCATGGACACGCCCTACGTGCCCGCCCCCGGCCTGCGGCACTGGTTGGACACGGCCATGAGCGAAGGGGGTGAGCTCACCCAGACGGCTGCGACGCACCGTCGCGCAGACGGCTGGGACGACTACGTCGCCGACCCCGGGGTCGACCAGCTGACCCTCACCGAGCCGACGCGGTGGGCGCTCATCTCCGGTACCTCTGCTGCCTTCGCCGGGCCGCTGGTCGGTGGATGCATCGAGGTGCTCTCACCCCTGGCCGGAACCCCCTTCGCCGACGTGCCGGGGTGGGCGCAGGAGCAGCCCAGCCCGCCGGTGGTCCTGCTCGAGGCGGCGGAGGGCAATGCCTTCGAGGTCGCCCGCGCACTGCACGGGCTGCGGCTGGCCGGGTGGTTCGACCGGTGCGCTGGTGTCCTCATCGGCCGGACCCCGGCGCCGGACGGGTCCACCCTGACGCAGCACGAGGCGGTGCGGGATGCCCTCGGTGACCTCGCCGTCCCGGTGGTGCTGGATGTGGACTTCGGCCACCAGCAGCCGATGATGCCGTTGGTCCTCGGCGCCGGCACGCGGGTCGAGGTGGCCGGTGACGTCCAGCGGATCACTCAGGACCTGACGCGCTGA
- a CDS encoding ABC transporter substrate-binding protein yields MGRTEVPCTPKKVVTLGQGQTDSVLALGVTPVGVVEPWTDDWYEYLPDEVEEAQVVGTEIEPDLEKVASLQPDLIVGSKLRHEAIYDTLATIAPTVFSETIGVTWKENVSLWAQALCTPEKGEEIVADYDERAEQLGEDLAEAGKADTEVSIIRFMPDQVRIYLTGFPGSVIRDAGLKRPGAQRVDDWEASEQLVEISEERIPDMDGDVIFQMVSSEHYAQQGTTSVDEQMERWTSTDLWQNLSAVTQDDVVVVDESHWNLGGGIGAANAMLRDLEGNLLTDQ; encoded by the coding sequence ATGGGACGCACCGAGGTGCCCTGCACGCCGAAGAAGGTCGTCACGCTCGGCCAGGGGCAGACCGACTCCGTCCTCGCTCTGGGCGTCACCCCCGTCGGCGTGGTCGAGCCCTGGACCGACGACTGGTACGAGTACCTGCCCGACGAGGTCGAGGAGGCCCAGGTCGTCGGGACGGAGATCGAGCCGGACCTGGAGAAGGTCGCCTCCCTCCAGCCGGACCTCATCGTCGGCTCCAAACTTCGCCACGAGGCCATCTACGACACGCTCGCCACGATCGCTCCGACCGTCTTCTCCGAGACGATCGGCGTGACGTGGAAGGAGAACGTCTCGCTGTGGGCGCAGGCCCTCTGCACGCCGGAGAAGGGCGAGGAGATCGTCGCCGACTACGACGAGCGGGCCGAGCAGCTCGGCGAGGACCTGGCTGAGGCGGGCAAGGCCGACACCGAGGTGTCGATCATCCGTTTCATGCCGGACCAGGTGCGCATCTACCTCACCGGCTTCCCGGGATCCGTCATCCGCGACGCGGGCCTCAAGCGCCCCGGTGCCCAGCGCGTCGACGACTGGGAGGCATCCGAGCAGCTCGTCGAGATCTCCGAGGAGCGCATCCCCGACATGGACGGTGATGTCATCTTCCAGATGGTCTCGTCCGAGCACTACGCCCAGCAGGGCACCACCAGCGTCGACGAGCAGATGGAGCGGTGGACCTCCACGGACCTGTGGCAGAATTTGTCCGCCGTCACGCAGGACGACGTCGTGGTCGTCGACGAGAGCCACTGGAACCTCGGTGGAGGCATCGGCGCCGCCAACGCGATGCTCCGGGACCTCGAGGGCAACCTGCTCACCGACCAGTGA
- a CDS encoding FecCD family ABC transporter permease — protein MSLTVRTAGVREATRAPRSGARAVLVPAALLIVLVVTVLGSFAIGSVRLPTAEVIEAVAGARATEAHLIVLDLRLPRTIAGVIAGLCLALAGVLLQGATRNPLASPTLLGITAGAGFAVVVTVALLDVPPGFAVWAAFVGGAVAAGLALALAGTGRDAMSPVRLALSGAIISLLLSAWTQALLALNQANADDVRHWLAGSLAGRDAAAVTPLLPVVGIGLFACALLARPLDALSLGDETAVGLGQHPGRVRLLAGAAAVCLSAVAVALAGPVAFLGLIVPHVARALVGSAHRDVLITSALLGPIVLLVADIIGRVIARPTEVQAGVLTAIIGAPVLIRVASRVKGAL, from the coding sequence GTGAGCCTGACCGTCCGTACCGCCGGGGTGCGCGAGGCCACACGCGCACCCCGGTCGGGCGCCCGGGCCGTACTCGTCCCGGCAGCGCTCCTGATCGTTCTCGTGGTCACGGTGCTGGGCAGCTTCGCCATCGGGTCGGTTCGGCTGCCGACGGCCGAGGTCATCGAAGCCGTGGCCGGAGCACGGGCCACCGAGGCTCACCTCATCGTGCTGGACCTGCGACTGCCACGGACCATCGCCGGCGTCATCGCCGGGCTGTGCCTGGCACTCGCCGGCGTGCTCCTGCAGGGCGCGACCCGCAACCCGCTCGCTTCTCCGACCCTGCTCGGGATCACTGCGGGCGCCGGGTTCGCCGTGGTGGTGACCGTCGCACTGCTCGACGTCCCGCCCGGGTTCGCCGTCTGGGCGGCCTTCGTCGGCGGTGCCGTCGCCGCGGGCCTGGCGCTCGCGCTCGCCGGCACCGGTCGGGACGCCATGTCGCCGGTCCGACTGGCCCTGTCGGGCGCCATCATCTCGTTGCTGCTGTCGGCGTGGACCCAGGCCCTGCTCGCTCTCAACCAGGCCAACGCCGACGACGTGCGTCACTGGCTCGCGGGGTCCCTCGCCGGACGCGACGCCGCAGCCGTCACGCCCCTGCTGCCCGTCGTCGGGATCGGCCTGTTCGCCTGCGCCCTGCTGGCGCGCCCGCTGGACGCGCTGTCCCTCGGCGACGAGACCGCCGTCGGCCTGGGTCAGCACCCCGGACGCGTGCGCCTCCTCGCCGGCGCCGCGGCCGTCTGCCTCTCGGCCGTTGCCGTTGCGCTGGCGGGTCCGGTCGCCTTCCTCGGCCTGATCGTCCCGCACGTGGCCCGTGCCCTCGTGGGGTCCGCGCACCGCGACGTCCTCATCACCTCGGCCCTCCTTGGTCCGATCGTGCTCCTGGTGGCCGACATCATCGGCCGGGTCATCGCCCGACCGACCGAAGTCCAGGCGGGCGTGCTCACCGCCATCATCGGTGCGCCGGTGCTCATCCGGGTGGCCAGCCGGGTGAAGGGAGCCCTGTGA
- a CDS encoding FecCD family ABC transporter permease: MTTSPRRVGPRSLVLPSSLALAVLCLMAVAITLGSSDLSVRSAVPAVLGLGDPGEIFIVRELRLPRVLVAIGVGATLGASGTLMQSLLRNPLASPDIIGVTGGASLATVLAISAAVGPALLPLAAGTGALLATAVLHVLAHRNSSGARLVLIGIGLHAIASAGVALTIARIPTDRLGAAEVWLAGSLHARTWTHVITILVGAALTLPLAYGLLRHLKTLELGDELAVGAGVRVTRTRHLLLLSSALLAGVAVAVSGPIAFVALGAPHIARRLVGPTSPATLTTAALVGALLVLAADLIGKNLLAPTSLAAGVVTAALGAPYLLWLLHRMGRNS, encoded by the coding sequence GTGACCACGTCGCCCCGCCGGGTTGGCCCCCGGTCACTCGTCCTCCCTTCGTCCCTCGCGCTGGCTGTGCTGTGCCTGATGGCGGTCGCCATCACCCTCGGCTCCAGCGACCTGTCGGTCAGGTCTGCCGTGCCCGCGGTCCTCGGTCTCGGCGACCCCGGAGAGATCTTCATCGTGCGAGAGCTGCGCCTGCCCCGGGTGCTCGTGGCGATCGGGGTCGGTGCCACTCTCGGCGCCTCCGGCACGCTGATGCAGAGCCTCCTGCGCAACCCGCTGGCCTCACCGGACATCATCGGGGTCACCGGCGGCGCCAGCCTGGCGACCGTGCTGGCGATCAGCGCCGCGGTAGGACCCGCCCTGCTACCCCTGGCAGCGGGTACCGGCGCACTGCTGGCCACGGCCGTGCTCCACGTGCTCGCGCACCGCAACAGCTCCGGTGCCCGTCTGGTCCTCATCGGCATCGGGCTGCATGCCATCGCCAGCGCCGGAGTGGCCCTGACCATCGCCCGTATCCCCACGGACCGACTCGGCGCGGCCGAGGTCTGGCTCGCGGGCAGCCTGCACGCCAGGACGTGGACCCACGTCATCACCATCCTCGTCGGTGCCGCACTCACCCTGCCGCTTGCGTACGGCCTGCTGCGCCACCTGAAGACACTCGAGCTCGGGGACGAGCTTGCCGTGGGTGCGGGTGTGCGGGTCACCAGGACCCGCCACCTGTTGCTGCTCTCGTCCGCACTCCTCGCCGGGGTGGCCGTGGCCGTCTCAGGACCGATCGCCTTCGTGGCCCTCGGCGCGCCCCACATCGCCCGGCGTCTGGTCGGACCGACCTCACCGGCGACGCTCACGACCGCCGCCCTGGTCGGCGCGCTGCTCGTGCTCGCAGCCGACCTCATCGGCAAGAACCTGCTCGCCCCCACCTCGCTCGCTGCGGGAGTGGTGACCGCGGCGCTGGGGGCCCCTTACCTCCTCTGGCTCCTCCATCGGATGGGACGCAACTCATGA
- a CDS encoding ABC transporter ATP-binding protein yields MTTSMTSARPGRPLVHAQGLHVGYGDRAVLRGLDLHLPDRAVTAIVGPNGCGKSTLLRSVGRVLRPSSGAVLLDGRPVHDLPTRDVARSLGLLPQTNVVPEQLTVRDLVSRGRFPHRGAFGRWSRQDEEAVVEAMAATGTTELADRAVDQLSGGQRQRVWVALVLAQQTPVLLLDEPTTYLDLAHRLEILHLLRELNVERAITVVMVLHDLNEACRYADHVIAMRDGTVVAEGAPVDVVTPDLVRQVFGVECLTVPDPVAGTPMVVPT; encoded by the coding sequence ATGACGACGTCGATGACCTCCGCCCGACCCGGTCGGCCGCTCGTCCACGCGCAAGGCCTGCACGTCGGCTACGGCGACCGTGCCGTCCTCCGAGGACTGGACCTGCACCTGCCGGACCGCGCCGTCACCGCGATCGTCGGCCCCAACGGTTGCGGCAAGTCGACGCTCCTGCGATCCGTCGGTCGGGTCCTGCGACCGAGCAGCGGAGCCGTCCTCCTCGACGGCCGGCCCGTCCACGACCTGCCCACGCGCGACGTCGCCCGCAGCCTCGGTCTCCTCCCCCAGACCAACGTCGTCCCCGAGCAGCTGACCGTCCGCGACCTGGTGTCCCGTGGTCGCTTCCCGCACCGGGGCGCCTTCGGTCGGTGGTCGCGTCAGGACGAGGAGGCCGTCGTCGAGGCGATGGCAGCGACGGGCACGACCGAGCTGGCGGACCGGGCCGTCGACCAGCTCTCCGGCGGGCAGCGGCAGCGGGTCTGGGTCGCGCTCGTCCTCGCACAGCAGACTCCCGTGCTCCTGCTCGACGAGCCGACGACCTACCTCGACCTGGCCCACCGGCTGGAGATCCTCCATCTGCTGCGAGAGCTCAACGTCGAACGGGCGATCACCGTCGTCATGGTGCTGCACGACCTCAACGAGGCGTGCCGCTACGCCGACCACGTCATCGCCATGCGCGACGGCACCGTCGTCGCCGAGGGTGCACCGGTGGACGTCGTCACGCCCGACCTCGTGCGACAGGTCTTCGGGGTCGAGTGCCTCACCGTCCCCGACCCGGTTGCCGGGACGCCGATGGTCGTGCCCACCTGA
- a CDS encoding HAD family hydrolase translates to MTRHAICFDLDGTLVDSLPDIIGSIRDALAEHGLRVPDADDVRPLIGLPLEDLFGVVAETDAVPGLCDTYRRIYPQRYTDNSTPFAEVVQVLTALRERGYLLAVTTTKRSAMARDVVTALGLSDHLDHVQGTDDFPAKPAPDVIEHALRTLGAEGAWMVGDTTHDIGAGQAAGLSTFAVCRPEATHDRATLAAASPDRLEESLLPLLDAT, encoded by the coding sequence ATGACCCGACACGCCATCTGCTTCGACCTCGACGGGACTCTCGTGGACTCCCTGCCCGACATCATCGGGAGCATCCGCGACGCGCTGGCCGAGCACGGGCTCCGGGTACCCGACGCCGACGACGTCAGGCCCCTGATCGGTCTCCCCCTCGAGGACCTCTTCGGCGTCGTCGCCGAGACCGATGCCGTGCCGGGCCTGTGCGACACCTACCGACGGATCTATCCGCAGCGGTACACCGACAACTCCACCCCCTTCGCCGAGGTCGTGCAGGTACTCACCGCCCTGCGCGAGCGCGGGTACCTGCTCGCCGTGACGACGACCAAACGAAGCGCGATGGCGCGCGACGTCGTCACCGCACTCGGCTTGTCCGACCACCTCGACCACGTCCAGGGGACTGACGACTTCCCGGCCAAGCCGGCGCCGGACGTCATCGAGCACGCGCTACGGACCCTCGGGGCAGAGGGCGCGTGGATGGTTGGGGACACGACGCACGACATCGGCGCCGGGCAGGCAGCCGGTCTGTCCACCTTCGCCGTGTGCCGACCGGAGGCAACCCACGACCGCGCGACCCTCGCCGCGGCCTCACCCGACCGGCTGGAGGAATCGCTGCTGCCGCTGCTGGACGCCACCTGA
- a CDS encoding MBL fold metallo-hydrolase, translating into MRLTVVGCSGSFAGPDSPASCYLVTAEHEGRTWRLVLDLGNGALGALQRHTALADLDALVLSHLHPDHCIDVTGLYVARTYDPAGRQPQLLPVYGPSGTAERLAAAYEGIDEGGMTGVLDFRRLATSVPTQIGPFVVRPFLVEHPVEAYGFRVEAGGRVLAYSGDTDTCDSLVPLFAGADLVLVDSAFVEGRDEARGIHLTARRAAQAAVDAGGVGRLMLTHIPAWNDPEVCRAQAAEVWPGEVELARPDATYEI; encoded by the coding sequence ATGAGGCTCACCGTCGTCGGCTGCTCCGGTTCCTTCGCCGGCCCCGACTCACCGGCGTCGTGCTACCTCGTCACGGCCGAGCACGAGGGGCGCACGTGGCGTCTCGTCCTCGATCTGGGCAATGGTGCGCTCGGTGCGCTGCAGCGACACACGGCGCTCGCGGATCTTGATGCGCTCGTCCTCTCCCACCTGCACCCGGACCACTGCATCGATGTCACCGGTCTCTACGTCGCTCGTACCTATGACCCGGCTGGCCGGCAGCCGCAACTGCTGCCCGTGTACGGGCCGTCCGGGACGGCCGAGCGTCTTGCGGCGGCCTACGAGGGCATCGACGAAGGGGGGATGACCGGCGTCCTCGACTTCCGTCGCCTCGCCACCAGCGTGCCCACGCAGATCGGACCCTTCGTGGTGCGGCCCTTCCTCGTCGAGCACCCCGTGGAGGCCTACGGGTTCCGGGTGGAGGCAGGCGGCCGGGTGCTGGCCTACAGCGGTGACACCGACACCTGCGACTCCCTCGTCCCGCTGTTCGCCGGTGCCGACCTGGTGCTCGTCGACTCGGCCTTCGTCGAGGGGCGTGATGAGGCGCGGGGCATCCACCTCACCGCCCGACGTGCCGCGCAGGCCGCCGTGGACGCCGGGGGAGTCGGGCGGCTGATGCTCACGCACATCCCGGCGTGGAACGACCCGGAGGTCTGCCGGGCGCAGGCTGCCGAGGTCTGGCCCGGTGAGGTCGAGCTGGCCCGCCCCGACGCGACCTACGAGATCTGA
- the murI gene encoding glutamate racemase: MSGGSWDVADQPIGIFDSGFGGLTVARSIIDQLPHESIAYLGDTARAPYGPRPIAQTREFALECLDRLVDHGVKILVIACNTASAAVLHDARERYSVPVVEVIRPAVRRAVLATRNHRIGVISTEGTHRSRAYLDAFAAAPAAQLFSQPCPRFVELVEAGTTSGAQVLQVAHEYLDPLRELDVDTLVLGCTHYPLLTGVLSYVMGDGVTLVSSAEETAKDVYRVLADRGLLRPDTLPGPGHGFTTTADPDEFRSLARRFLGPEVATVIGNTGDAV; the protein is encoded by the coding sequence GTGAGCGGTGGCTCCTGGGACGTCGCGGACCAGCCGATCGGGATCTTCGACTCCGGCTTCGGCGGGCTGACCGTCGCCCGCTCGATCATCGACCAGCTGCCGCACGAGTCGATCGCCTACCTGGGCGACACCGCGCGGGCGCCCTACGGGCCCCGGCCGATCGCGCAGACCCGCGAGTTCGCCCTCGAGTGCCTCGACCGGCTCGTCGACCACGGCGTCAAGATCCTCGTCATCGCCTGCAACACCGCCTCGGCAGCGGTCCTGCACGACGCACGCGAGCGGTACTCCGTGCCCGTGGTCGAGGTCATCCGGCCGGCGGTGCGGCGGGCCGTTCTCGCCACCCGCAACCACCGCATCGGCGTGATCTCCACCGAGGGCACGCACCGTTCGCGCGCCTACCTCGATGCCTTCGCGGCGGCTCCGGCGGCGCAGCTGTTCTCCCAGCCGTGCCCCCGGTTCGTCGAGCTCGTGGAGGCGGGCACGACGTCCGGCGCGCAGGTCCTGCAGGTGGCTCACGAGTACCTCGATCCCCTCCGCGAGCTGGACGTGGACACCCTGGTCCTCGGCTGCACCCACTACCCGCTGCTGACCGGGGTCCTGTCCTACGTCATGGGCGACGGTGTCACGCTCGTCTCATCTGCCGAGGAGACCGCCAAAGACGTCTACCGTGTCCTTGCGGACCGCGGCCTGCTTCGTCCGGACACCCTGCCCGGACCCGGTCACGGGTTCACCACGACAGCGGACCCGGACGAGTTCAGGTCGCTGGCCCGTCGCTTCCTCGGACCCGAGGTGGCGACCGTCATCGGCAACACGGGGGACGCGGTATGA
- a CDS encoding DUF2017 domain-containing protein, whose amino-acid sequence MARAFRPEGDRLVAVLDEHERSVVAGLCAQVASLVQPTMPAKGESVDPFDAIVAGLSDLATDTQEGASGAGVPDRSFGSLADRDPALDRLFPTGNREDEQEAAEFRRFTEQGLRSRKHANLMTTVRTLDRAVDDEWVLTRVQAPAVMIALTDVRLVMGERLGLRTDEDSERLEEVADGLAPDDPAVFALSVYDFLTWLQESLTGALTSDAGPGDEA is encoded by the coding sequence ATGGCACGCGCCTTCCGTCCCGAGGGCGACCGTCTCGTCGCCGTCCTCGACGAGCACGAGCGCTCGGTCGTGGCCGGTCTGTGCGCACAGGTCGCCTCACTCGTGCAGCCCACGATGCCGGCGAAGGGGGAGTCGGTCGACCCCTTCGACGCGATCGTCGCGGGGCTGAGCGATCTCGCGACCGACACGCAGGAGGGCGCGAGCGGCGCCGGGGTCCCCGACCGGTCCTTCGGGTCGCTGGCGGACCGGGACCCCGCCCTGGACCGGCTCTTCCCCACCGGGAACCGCGAGGACGAGCAGGAGGCGGCGGAATTCCGTCGCTTCACCGAGCAGGGGTTGCGCAGCCGCAAGCACGCCAACCTCATGACGACGGTGCGCACGCTCGACCGGGCCGTCGACGACGAGTGGGTGCTCACCCGGGTGCAGGCCCCCGCGGTGATGATCGCCCTGACCGACGTGCGGCTGGTCATGGGCGAGCGCCTCGGGCTGCGCACGGACGAGGACTCCGAGCGGCTCGAGGAGGTCGCGGACGGCCTCGCTCCGGATGACCCCGCGGTCTTCGCCCTGAGCGTCTACGACTTCCTCACCTGGCTGCAGGAGTCGCTCACCGGGGCGCTCACGAGCGACGCCGGTCCGGGGGACGAGGCGTGA
- the clpS gene encoding ATP-dependent Clp protease adapter ClpS has protein sequence MSTVPVEQQAVEPDAVESLDVPWITLVWNDPVNLMSYVTWVFRTHFGYPKEQAEKLMMDVHLKGRAVVAHGPKEQMEADTEALQGYGLWATFQKDE, from the coding sequence GTGTCCACCGTTCCCGTCGAGCAGCAAGCCGTCGAACCCGATGCCGTCGAGTCCCTCGACGTCCCCTGGATCACCCTGGTCTGGAACGATCCGGTCAACCTCATGAGCTATGTGACCTGGGTCTTCCGGACCCACTTCGGCTACCCGAAGGAGCAGGCCGAGAAGTTGATGATGGATGTCCACCTCAAGGGACGCGCCGTCGTCGCGCACGGCCCCAAGGAACAGATGGAAGCCGACACCGAGGCGCTCCAGGGCTACGGCCTGTGGGCGACCTTCCAGAAGGACGAGTGA